Proteins co-encoded in one Cytobacillus sp. NJ13 genomic window:
- a CDS encoding YokU family protein, producing the protein MKCAWCESPNINESRETVYWELPDGTRAIQINETPSISCSDCDMVYQSDDLVKEIEDQLFLIDAKKIGKEINFEKLMEQPRLLKRNYFDFSSYDK; encoded by the coding sequence ATTAAATGCGCATGGTGTGAAAGCCCAAATATAAATGAGAGCAGGGAAACTGTTTATTGGGAGCTGCCTGATGGAACAAGGGCCATCCAAATCAATGAGACACCTTCCATTTCCTGCAGCGATTGTGATATGGTTTACCAGTCCGATGATCTTGTTAAGGAGATTGAGGACCAACTATTTTTAATTGATGCGAAAAAGATCGGAAAAGAAATAAATTTTGAAAAATTGATGGAGCAGCCGAGGCTGCTGAAGCGAAATTATTTCGATTTCTCTTCCTATGATAAGTAA
- a CDS encoding YozE family protein encodes MSKTFYHFLMKYRHPAPKDHISRFANDAYEDHSFPKTAYDYDEISSYLEMNGSYPESMSVFDEVWELYILSES; translated from the coding sequence ATGTCCAAAACTTTCTATCACTTTTTAATGAAGTACAGGCACCCTGCACCGAAGGATCACATCAGCCGTTTTGCCAATGATGCTTATGAGGATCACAGCTTTCCGAAAACAGCCTATGATTATGATGAGATCAGCTCTTACCTTGAAATGAATGGAAGTTATCCTGAGAGCATGTCTGTATTTGATGAAGTCTGGGAATTGTATATTCTTTCTGAAAGCTAA